One stretch of Oncorhynchus clarkii lewisi isolate Uvic-CL-2024 chromosome 3, UVic_Ocla_1.0, whole genome shotgun sequence DNA includes these proteins:
- the LOC139389488 gene encoding vesicle-associated membrane protein 1-like, giving the protein MSAPDAAPPAGPPGAPGAPGADGAPGGGPPPPPPNTSSNRRLQQTQAQVEEVVDIMRVNVDKVLERDQKLSELDDRADALQAGASQFESCAAKLKSKYWWKNAKMMIIMGIIGVLVVGVLFLYFFY; this is encoded by the exons AT gTCTGCCCCAGATGCTGCTCCCCCAGCTGGACCTCCCGGAGCCCCAGGGGCCCCGGGAGCAGATGGAGCCCCAGGTGGAGggcccccaccccctcctcccaaCACCTCCAGCAACCGCAGGCTACAACAGACACAGGCCCAAGTGGAGGAG gtggtGGATATTATGCGGGTGAATGTGGACAAGGTTCTGGAGAGGGACCAGAAGCTGTCGGAGCTGGATGACAGAGCGGATGCTCTCCAGGCCGGGGCCTCCCAGTTCGAGAGCTGTGCAGCCAAACTCAAGAGCAAATACTGGTGGAAAAACGCAAAG ATGATGATCATTATGGGTATCATTGGAGTTCTTGTGGTCGGAGTCCTTTTCT